From Bradyrhizobium sp. sBnM-33:
CGTCCTGGATTGCCTCGAAGGTCTTGAAATGATCGAGATGCTCGGGGTCGACATTGGTGACGATGGCGACGTCGGTCGGCAGTTTCAGAAACGTGCCGTCGCTCTCGTCGGCTTCAACCACCATCCAATCGCCCGCCCCCAGCCGCGCGTTGGTGCCGTAGGCGTTGATGATGCCGCCATTGATCACCGTCGGGTCGAGATTGCCGCCATCGAGCAACGCTGCGACCATCGAGGTCGTCGTGGTCTTGCCATGGGTGCCGGCAATGGCGACACAGCTTTTCAACCGCATCAGCTCGGCCAGCATTTCGGCACGACGCACCACCGGGATGCGCTGCGCGCGCGCCGCCATCAGTTCGGGATTATCGCGCTTGATCGCGGTCGAGACCACGACTACGTCGGCGCCGTCGACATTCTCGGTCTTGTGGCCGACCGAGACCTTGACGCCCTTCTCCCGCAGCCGCGCGACATTGCCGCTTTCGGAGGCGTCCGAACCCTGCACGGTGTAACCGAGATTGCACAGCACCTCGGCGATGCCGCTCATGCCGATGCCGCCGATCCCGACGAAGTGAATGGGTCCGATCTCGCGCGGCAGTCTCATGGATCATCCCTTGGCCGTCATCGCCCGCCTTGTGCGATTGCGCACAAGGGCGGGGCGATCCAGTGTTTCGCGAAGCCGAAGCTCAAATCAGGCGCCGCGGAGTACTGGATGCCCCGCTTTCGCGGGGCATGACAAGGGGCAATTTTTCGGGCAATTGCCTAGATTCCGGCCGTTTTCATCACCAGATCGGCCAGCCGTTCGGCGGCATCGAGCCGGCCGACCTGGCGGGCGGCGGCCGCCATCGCGGTCAGCCGTGCGGGATCGGCCGCAAACGCAGAGATTTCAGCGGCCAGCCGATCGGGCGTGAATTCTCCCTGCGGAATCCGTAAAGCGCCCTCCACCCTGGCCAGCACGCCGGCGTTGGCGAACTGGTCCTGGTCGATCGCGCCGGGCAGCGGCACCAAAATCGAGGGCCGGCCGATCGCCGCAAGTTCCGCCACGGTGCCGGCGCCGGAGCGCGAGACCACGAGGTGGCTGGACGCCAGCCGCGCCGGCAGGTCGGTAAAGAACGGCGCGAGCTCGGCCTTGATCTTGAGCCGGTCATAGATCGCCCGCACCCGCGCCATGTCTTCCTCGCGCACCTGCTGCGTCAGGGCGATGCGGCTCCACAGCACCGGTTCCAGCCGTTCGACGGCTGATGGCACGATGTCGCTCATCACCCGCGCGCCCTGGCTGCCACCGACCACCAGCAAGCGCAGCGGCCCGTTCGGTTCGGGCGATGCAAACGGCTGCGCGGCGGCGGCAAGAATCGCGGGCCGCATCGGCGTGCCCACCGTCGTGGTTTTTTCCGCGAGCGAAGGATCGCGATCGAGCACGCCGGGCAGCGAGGTCGCGATTGCGTTGACGCGCTTGGAAAGAAAACGATTGGCGCGGCCGAGCACCGCATTGGCATCGTGAATGACGCCGGGCACGCCGAGCAGCCGTGCCGCGATTAAGGGCGGCAGCGTCGGATAGCCGCCGAAGCCGACCACGGCCGCGGGCTTCAGCCGCCGCACCAGGTTGAGCGCTATGCCCGTTCCATAGCCGAGCATCATAATGGTACGCGCCAGCGACAACGGATTGCGCCCGCGAACGGTCTCGCTCGGCACTACGTCGATATTGTCGCGGGTGAACAGCCCACTGTAGCGCAGCGCGCGGGCATCGGTCGCAAGCCGCACGCGCAGGCCGCGCTTGATGAGCTCAACTCCGAGCGCTTCAGCGGGAAACAAATGGCCGCCGGTGCCGCCGGCGGCCAGCAGAATGAGAGGCGTGTTGTCCATGGCTTCAAATAGCCGACGCCGCGGCGCTAGTCACGCCCTCAGGCGTAACCCCGTGCCACGCCGGCCGCGTTCATCGATTCCACCTCGGTGCGCGGGCGCTGCCGCGTCAGAGCCAGCATCATGCCGACGCCATAGGCCAGCGAAATGATCGACGAACCGCCATAGGAAATGAAGGGCAGCGTCATGCCCTTGGCGGGGATCAGTTGCAGATTGACCGCCATGTTGATTGCAGCCTGCATGCCGAACAGAATCGCAAGTCCCGACGCCGCAAAGCGCGAAAACATGTCCTCGCTCGCGTACGCCCGCGTTAGCGTGCGGATCACGACGAAGGCGAACAGCGCAACCAGCGCCAGGCACAGGATGATGCCGAATTCTTCCGCCGCCACCGCGAACACGAAGTCGGTATGACTGTCCGGCAGGCTGCGCTTGGCGATGCCTTCGCCGGGCCCCAGCCCGAACCATCCGCCGTTCCAGAAGGCTTCCATCGCCATGTCGACCTGAAAGGTGTCGCCGGAGGCCGGATTTATGAAACGCTTGATGCGGCCCGCCACGTGCGGGACCAGCAGATAGGCGCTGAACAATCCGGCCATGGCGACGCCGGCAAGGCCGGCCACCCAGATCATCCGCATCCCCGCGATGAAGAACAGCGCGCCCCAGACCATCAGGATCAGCATGGTCTGGCCGAAATCCGGCTCCATCACCAGAAGCGCCACCAGCGTCAACAGCAGCGCCATCGCCATCGAGGTCGCCGGCATTTCCGGCCGCTTGGTCGATTCCGCAAACAGCCACGCCGCCATCACGACGAAGGCGGGCTTGGCGGATTCGGAGGCCTGGATGTTGACGCCAAGCAGCGTGATCCAGCGCCGCGACCCCTTCACCTCCGCACCGAAGACGAGCGTCGCGACGATCAAAAGAACACTCACCACGAACACCAATAGCGCAAGACGGCGGATCTGCCTGGGCGGCAGGAAAGATACCCCGATCAGCACCAGGAGGGATGGCAGCAGGAACAGCATGTGCCGGCTGAAGAAGTGGAAGGGATCGAGCCCGATCCGCGTCGCCACCGGCGGGCTCGCCGCCAGCGACAGGATGACGCCGCCCAGCATCAGCGCGCCGATCGCGAGCAGCAGCAGCTTATCCACGGTCCACCACCAGTCCGAAAACGGGGTGCGTTCATCACGGGCGAGCATGGGCGTCCCCAAATGGCAGAGGTAATGCCCATTGGTGAGGCAGGATGGTTTATGGGGGGTTAATGAATTGCAGATGATTGAACGAAGCGGCGCACTCGTGCCCCGGAGCGAAGCGACAACCCATCATTTTATTCTCGTCTCGGACGCGATCAGCTCTTTACCTTCCACGGTCGTGATCGTCAGCCGGACCTGATCGCCGCTGCCGCCGAACGGAATGGTCGCGGAAATGCGATTTCCGTTTTTCGGGTCGGCCTTCACGCTGTCGTTGAACAATATCGCATCGCCGCGTTTCAACGTGACGCGCAACGGCGTGGCCGGTTCGATACTGAAGAACTGAAGATTCACGCCCGAAGCGGCGGCCGAGAAATTGATCAGGATGTTCTCATTCGCATGCGTCACGTTGCTCATGCCGACGGTCGGGCTGTAGGTCTCCGTAACAGACACTTCGCCCCGCGGCGGAAGCTTTGCGCGGTGGAAAAACTGATCCGATACACCCGCCCACAATTCGACGTAAGGCCGCGCTTCGCTCGGCTCTTTGCGTGCGTCAGTTTCGTTCGCGAACGACGGAAATCCCCACGTCCACATCTTCAGGCCCCGCGTGACCCGATTATCGGCGATGCGGATGATCCCCTCTTCATTGTCGTGGTTGATCACACCCCAGAAGTTCCCGCCCTGCATGTCGGGCGCCGCGTACGCGATACCCATCGTCGGCCAGTTCTTGAAGTAGCGCAATTTTTCGAAACGGCTCCTGCCGAGACCTAAGCTCTCATCGCCTTCGGACAGGTTGGCCGACCAGGCCGGCGTGCTGTAGGCCTCGATCGGCGCGACGATTTCTGCGCCGCCGGTTGTCTTGGGATTCTTCTGCTCCGATCCTGGTGCGAGCGTCGTGCACGTCCAGTATTCGTAGTCGACCGCCTGGGCGTTCGGATTCTTCAGCACCACGCGCGTATCCAGCGCTGCGCGATCGGCTTTCAGCGTGACATAGTAAGTCGCTTCGATACCCGTCGCACCCTTGAGGAATTGCGTCGGTGCAGCGGAATACGCGAAATCATCTTTAAGCGACATCGACACGGTCACTTCGCCGGCACTCTCCTTCACTACCTTGAAATCCCACGGCTTCAGCCATGTCTTGCCGTGCTCGGGATCCGGGAATGTAGGGAAGATGCCGCCATACACCATCAGCCAGTCGTAATAGAAGACGCCGGCCTTCATCCCGTAAGGCACGCCCACTTCGGTGCGATAAAGTTGTTCATGGCCGGTCGGCTTGTAAATGATGGAAAGAATGCGTCCGCCAAATTCGGGCAGGAGCGTTACCTTCAGATAACGATTCTCGAGCACATAGGTCTTGAAGGTGCGATCGACGATGGTCTTCTTGTCGAGCGAGCCGCTAACGAATCCGTTCTCCGCGGAGGTCGCGTATTTGACCGTACTCCACGAAATCGACGACTCGCTGAGAGTCACGCCGGCGGATAGCGACGAAGCCGCATCTGCAATGGAATGAAACACAAAGGTCGCCGAAAGGACTGCAGCCCCAACACGGACGCGGGTACCTGCCCGAGCATGAGTAGCCATTTGCGACGCCCTCGAATGAGCAGAATGTAGGATGGGTAGAGCGAAGCGAAACCCATCAATCCGGCGCTGCGGCGATGGGTATCGCTGCGCTCCACCCATCCTACGATCACACCACCGGCTTCACACCGGGCATCATCATCACCAGATCGCGAAACTTGGCGCCGCGGATTTCGAAATTGCGGTACTGGTCGAACGAGGCGCAGGCCGGCGACAGCAGCACCACGGGCTCGACGAGCCCCGATGCCTCCGCGTCGCGTGCGGCATTGGCAACCGCCACATCGAGCGTTTCCGAAATCTCGTGCGGCACGCGCTCGCCGAGTGTGCCGGCAAATTCCTGCGCGGCTTCGCCGATCAGATAGGCCTTTCGAATCCGCGGAAAGTATTCAGTGAGACCCGTGATGCCGCCCTGCTTCGGCTTGCCGCCGGCGATCCAGAAGATGTCGGTGAACGACGATAGCGCATGCGCGGCGGCGTCCGCGTTGGTGCCCTTGGAGTCGTTGACGAACAGCACATTGCCGCGGCGGCCAACCTGCTCCATCCGATGCGCCAGCCCGGGAAAGCTGCGCAGGCCGTTTTGCAGCGTATCCGTGGAGATGCCCATCGCCATCGCACAGGCCGCCGCGCACGCCGCATTCTGCGCATTGTGCAACCCGCGCAGCGAGCCGATGCCGCCCAGCCTTGCGATCTCGTTGCGCGCGCCGCCGGACGCCTGCACGATGGTTTCGCGCTCGACATAGATACCGTCGGGCAAAGGATTCTTCACGGAGATCCGCACCACGCGTTTTCCCGCCTGGTCGAGACGATCGGCGATGTTGCGGCACCAGATGTCATCGACACCGACAATGCTCGTGCCCTGCGGTTGTACGCCGGCGACTAGGCGCGCCTTCACGGCTGCATAGTTTTCCAGCGTGCCGTGGCGATCGATATGATCTTCGCTGACATTGAGCAGAATGCCGACGGAGGGATCGAGCGAGGGCGCGAGGTCGATCTGGTACGACGACATTTCCACCACATGCACGCGGCCCATCCGCGGCGGCTCCAGCGACAGGATCGCGGTACCGATATTGCCGCCCATCTGGGTGTCGTAACCGGCAACCTTCATCAGATGCGCGATCAGCGCGGTCGTGGTCGACTTGCCGTTGGTGCCGGTGATGGCGACGAACGGCGCGTCCGGCGCGTGACGGCGGCGCTCCCTGCAAAACAGCTCGATGTCGCCGATCAGCTCGATGCCGGCCTGGCGTGCCATCAGCACCGACCAATGCGGCGCCGGATGCGTCAGCGGCGCGCCGGGCGTGAGGATCAGGGCCGAGAAATTCGACCACGATACTGTGCGCAGATCGGCGGTGGTGAAACCGGCTTGCGCCGCCTTGGCGACATTGTCGGCGCTGTCGTCGCCTGCGACCACTTCGGCGCCGCCGGCCTTCAGCGCGTGGCAACTCGCAAGGCCGGAACCGCCGAGGCCGAAGACGGCGACCGTTTTACCTGCAAAGGAGGTGACGGGGATCATGATTGGGCAGTCATTCCGGAGGCCGCGAAGCGGCAATCCGGAATCTCGAGATTCCGGGTTCGATGCTGACGCATCGCCCCGGAATGACCATTGCGGAACTGCACGATT
This genomic window contains:
- the murG gene encoding undecaprenyldiphospho-muramoylpentapeptide beta-N-acetylglucosaminyltransferase, whose protein sequence is MDNTPLILLAAGGTGGHLFPAEALGVELIKRGLRVRLATDARALRYSGLFTRDNIDVVPSETVRGRNPLSLARTIMMLGYGTGIALNLVRRLKPAAVVGFGGYPTLPPLIAARLLGVPGVIHDANAVLGRANRFLSKRVNAIATSLPGVLDRDPSLAEKTTTVGTPMRPAILAAAAQPFASPEPNGPLRLLVVGGSQGARVMSDIVPSAVERLEPVLWSRIALTQQVREEDMARVRAIYDRLKIKAELAPFFTDLPARLASSHLVVSRSGAGTVAELAAIGRPSILVPLPGAIDQDQFANAGVLARVEGALRIPQGEFTPDRLAAEISAFAADPARLTAMAAAARQVGRLDAAERLADLVMKTAGI
- the ftsW gene encoding putative lipid II flippase FtsW, yielding MLARDERTPFSDWWWTVDKLLLLAIGALMLGGVILSLAASPPVATRIGLDPFHFFSRHMLFLLPSLLVLIGVSFLPPRQIRRLALLVFVVSVLLIVATLVFGAEVKGSRRWITLLGVNIQASESAKPAFVVMAAWLFAESTKRPEMPATSMAMALLLTLVALLVMEPDFGQTMLILMVWGALFFIAGMRMIWVAGLAGVAMAGLFSAYLLVPHVAGRIKRFINPASGDTFQVDMAMEAFWNGGWFGLGPGEGIAKRSLPDSHTDFVFAVAAEEFGIILCLALVALFAFVVIRTLTRAYASEDMFSRFAASGLAILFGMQAAINMAVNLQLIPAKGMTLPFISYGGSSIISLAYGVGMMLALTRQRPRTEVESMNAAGVARGYA
- a CDS encoding DUF5107 domain-containing protein — its product is MGGAQRYPSPQRRIDGFRFALPILHSAHSRASQMATHARAGTRVRVGAAVLSATFVFHSIADAASSLSAGVTLSESSISWSTVKYATSAENGFVSGSLDKKTIVDRTFKTYVLENRYLKVTLLPEFGGRILSIIYKPTGHEQLYRTEVGVPYGMKAGVFYYDWLMVYGGIFPTFPDPEHGKTWLKPWDFKVVKESAGEVTVSMSLKDDFAYSAAPTQFLKGATGIEATYYVTLKADRAALDTRVVLKNPNAQAVDYEYWTCTTLAPGSEQKNPKTTGGAEIVAPIEAYSTPAWSANLSEGDESLGLGRSRFEKLRYFKNWPTMGIAYAAPDMQGGNFWGVINHDNEEGIIRIADNRVTRGLKMWTWGFPSFANETDARKEPSEARPYVELWAGVSDQFFHRAKLPPRGEVSVTETYSPTVGMSNVTHANENILINFSAAASGVNLQFFSIEPATPLRVTLKRGDAILFNDSVKADPKNGNRISATIPFGGSGDQVRLTITTVEGKELIASETRIK
- the murD gene encoding UDP-N-acetylmuramoyl-L-alanine--D-glutamate ligase → MIPVTSFAGKTVAVFGLGGSGLASCHALKAGGAEVVAGDDSADNVAKAAQAGFTTADLRTVSWSNFSALILTPGAPLTHPAPHWSVLMARQAGIELIGDIELFCRERRRHAPDAPFVAITGTNGKSTTTALIAHLMKVAGYDTQMGGNIGTAILSLEPPRMGRVHVVEMSSYQIDLAPSLDPSVGILLNVSEDHIDRHGTLENYAAVKARLVAGVQPQGTSIVGVDDIWCRNIADRLDQAGKRVVRISVKNPLPDGIYVERETIVQASGGARNEIARLGGIGSLRGLHNAQNAACAAACAMAMGISTDTLQNGLRSFPGLAHRMEQVGRRGNVLFVNDSKGTNADAAAHALSSFTDIFWIAGGKPKQGGITGLTEYFPRIRKAYLIGEAAQEFAGTLGERVPHEISETLDVAVANAARDAEASGLVEPVVLLSPACASFDQYRNFEIRGAKFRDLVMMMPGVKPVV